From Papaver somniferum cultivar HN1 unplaced genomic scaffold, ASM357369v1 unplaced-scaffold_29, whole genome shotgun sequence, a single genomic window includes:
- the LOC113341359 gene encoding splicing regulatory glutamine/lysine-rich protein 1-like, with the protein MARRTSAGENATPIRRSRRIAGRRRGEIAETSRMGERNKRPQPIRFQIQQEPRENDQRNLDEVSVHTTDTDTAEENEEGTQQERAVGENEDNMTIGELRQQLADERRREEELRANLTRQNDELRVENQRLKEKRSQSRSRTTRAGSRSSRSTTRRSRSEHGDNIQGQFMDNSLDDNFQVNENSQDERERNRIEDRYIQVGEDELRRRHRREGRLERNGEYNRMHDEEKSERTKQNMQG; encoded by the coding sequence ATGGCGAGACGAACATCTGCAGGAGAAAATGCAACACCGATTAGGAGAAGTAGAAGAATTGCAGGTAGAAGAAGAGGCGAAATTGCAGAGACATCAAGAATGGGAGAGAGGAACAAAAGACCTCAACCGATCAGATTTCAGATCCAACAGGAACCAAGGGAGAACGACCAAAGAAATCTTGATGAAGTAAGTGTTCACACTACGGATACAGATACCgcagaagaaaatgaagagggaACACAACAGGAAAGAGCAGTAGGAGAAAATGAAGACAACATGACCATTGGAGAACTAAGGCAGCAATTGGCAgatgaaagaagaagagaagaggaaCTGCGTGCGAACTTGACGCGACAAAATGATGAGCTAAGAGTGGAAAATCAGCGATTAAAAGAGAAAAGGTCACAATCACGATCCAGAACAACACGTGCGGGCTCGAGATCAAGCAGGAGTACTACTAGGAGAAGTAGATCTGAGCACGGAGATAATATACAGGGACAATTTATGGATAATAGTTTGGATGACAATTTTCAGGTGAACGAAAACTCGCAGGATGAACGTGAACGCAATCGCATAGAAGATCGGTATATCCAAGTAGGTGAGGATGAACTCAGGCGAAGACATCGTAGAGAAGGTAGATTGGAGCGAAATGGAGAATACAACCGCATGCATGATGAAGAGAAAAGCGAGAGAACGAAGCAGAACATGCAAGGATGA